ACTGAAACAATCAGAATCGCAAGAAGGATTTGTTCGCGTTTAGAGAGAGTCATTGTCTTCGCCTCCCTCATTTTTAAATTTGCATTGCATTGTAAAATAGAAATAACTATTAGAGCCATTCTCTTCCACTTGACCGTAAATTGACTCCACCACTACGGATTCGAACAGGTTTTCAGCTTTCAGATTGTGCAAAAATTCAGCTACGGTTTTTTGGGAGTCCGCTATTCCATCTATTGTCATTTGTTCCTCTGTTTTATCGAAGCTTGAAAAACTGAGTCCTGCCGGCAAATTATTCTCCAATGTATTAAGTATGGGTATGATTTTGGGTGAAATCAGTTCAAAAGTCATTATTGCCTTGGATTTTACCTCGATTTTTGAATTGAGAAGCAGAATCAATTCTTGTTCGTTCTCAGTTTCCGTAAGCTCGGCAATTTTGCTTTCTATTAAGGCCTTTTGGCTTATTTTATTGTCTATAGTTTTTTGCAAATAGTAATTATAGCCGACCATTGCGCCTATGAAAATAACGCAGATGGCGATGTATGAAAAAAATTTTATGTTTTTCTTCTTACGATTGTTGTAATCCTCGGGAAGAAGGTTGATTTCTTTTTTAAAGTAATCGTGATTTGATGGCATCTTATGGGAAAAATTGAATTTATTCATTTC
This genomic interval from Peptostreptococcaceae bacterium contains the following:
- a CDS encoding PilN domain-containing protein, with amino-acid sequence MNKFNFSHKMPSNHDYFKKEINLLPEDYNNRKKKNIKFFSYIAICVIFIGAMVGYNYYLQKTIDNKISQKALIESKIAELTETENEQELILLLNSKIEVKSKAIMTFELISPKIIPILNTLENNLPAGLSFSSFDKTEEQMTIDGIADSQKTVAEFLHNLKAENLFESVVVESIYGQVEENGSNSYFYFTMQCKFKNEGGEDNDSL